In Paenibacillus durus, the DNA window AAATAGGAGATCACGTAAATCTTCAGGAATCTCTCTCGTGGTAAACTCATCAATAATTTTAAAATCAGTTAAACTAACCATATAAATTCTCTGTAATTCATCCCTTAGTAACTTTAAAACTATTTTCCCAGGCACCAGATCCATTCGTCGATTTAAATCTGTCCACTTCTCTTCAAATAAACTGAGTGTTTCAGTGTTAATTGTCGCTGTATCCATACCTGACTTCTTTCCCTTAAGGTAATCGGTTCTTCTTGCAAGATATTGACCTTGAATAGTAATCTTTAAAGGACTTGTTACCCTGTCTAATATATGATAAACACTTTCCCCTTCAGAGATTATAGTCTCAGTCCTATTTTCCCTTTCCCTAATTGCTTTCTTTAAAGATTTTTCTAACACCTCTGGATTTAGCAAATAATTCTCTATTTCTTTCTTTGAATGAACATGTGATAGTTCCAAGTGCTCTCGTATCTCCAACTGGATTTCTAGTAATTCTTCATCACACCAGAAGTCGCGGTCAAATATCGCACCTATATGTAATGATTTATTTAATGTTTCTTTAAACCCCCAAGCAAATGATTTAACTCTTTGCCAATAGGAGAATCCACCTGACTTAAACGCAGTGATATCATTACCTGTTGATAATTCTGTCAACCCAAGCTTTCTTGCGAATCTCCGAATAATCTTGTAATCATCGTCCCCTTCAAAGAACAGCATCCGCCCAGTTCTTGCAAGTTGAGTTAAGGTAACATTCTGTATAGAGCCAACTGTATCAAGCGCCTTTTGTACACCCTCTACATCTCTTAATCGATCTGCTAGTTTCTTTGATTTGTTAATTAGCATTATTTCTGTTGCATCGGCTTCCCCCATGATTTCTGTTGAGTGAGTTGCAATAACAATATCTGGACCAGAGTACCTTAATATTCCAAGTAATTGTCTCTGTACATCTGGATGTAGATATACCTCAGGTTCATCAACAATTAACAGGGAAGCTTTTTTACATCTTGAGATGTGGGTGAGTAACTGACACCATATTTGAAATCCGAATCCAGACCAGTACAGTTCACGAGGAATTCTATTTTCATTACAAAACATTATAAGCTCCGATGCCATAACATGAGGTTTCCTTGGAGCTTCTATAGTCATTCCCGGCCATGTTTTTGCAACTAACTCTACAAAACCCTCGAAACCTTCCGGATAATACGTCCAATAATTTCTAAAATGTCTTGAAGCCCTGTGCGTTGTTAATCCCTTCCTTACGGTTTCTTCAGAGACGATTTGTTCATTTTGTTCAAGTGGTCCAAGAACAGGAACAATTTCCAAGTCTAACGGGAACTCCTCTTTGAATTGCTTGGGTGTTGTAACTACTCTTCCGGATGATTCTGTTAACAAATTACATCCACCTGATCTAGGGAAGAAAAGAATTAATTTATTGCCATTGGACAATTTAAACGTAACTGATGAATCTATTTCCGCATAATCAGTGTGCACATTTTCCAAAGACATAGGTAACGATTCTTCAGAGATAGGATACCCATATCTTTCGGAATTAGGACCCTGAACTAAAGATGCCTTTTTGGAAAATCCCTGTCTTATTCCTACTCCAAGAGCCCTAAATGCGCTTATTATTGTGGATTTCCCACTGTTGTTTGGGCCAACTAATATGTTCATGTGCTGAAGTCGCAATGTGTAACTTCTCAAAGCTTTAAAATTTTTAAAATCAACTGTTGTTATTGTAACTTTTGGATTCATTCTTCGATTCCTTTCTTGACGATTACAATTGATTTCACCTAACGTATTACTCACGAAGATCGTGAAATTACTGAATACAACTGAATATGAATGGTTCACTTTATTATGTTAGTACCAATGGACTATAGTCTTATTATTATATGAACTGGAAGAATATAACGCAACAAATCTTATATTTTCCAACAACAAAATAACTCCAACTAATTCTAATGGTAGAAGCTTCTAAAAAAATGATTTTCGCGAACATCTCATAAATGACATGTGGAAATGGATACAACAAACACGGGCTTGTTCTCCGCTTCGGCCTTCTCAAAAGCTTCCTCACCCCAAAGCATTCAACCCACCGGGAAGTGCGCGTGCTAGAGTTGATAAGGACTTTTTTCGTTGATTAGCCGGTTGGTGTATTAGGGTTTGCGGTTTCTTCGTGTAAGGGAATAACCCCTTTGGTTTTTGATAGCTATAATATACCCGCTGGACATGCCACCTAAAAAATATGGAGATTTCTGCTCAATCCTTCATTTCAGGAGTTAGAATAGATTGACATTGCATAGATGCAGCGAAAACATTCTCCTAATCTATCTGCCATACGATAATATGTGGAAGATTACCATAAAAAGAGTGTTATGGAGTTATTGAAAAAGCACAGATTTAACTTTTGTTGAGCACAGACCATTAGTAGTGGAAAAAGTATTGAATAAAGAAGGCTTAAAAGTATTCGAGAGATACAAAAAAACTCCCACAGCAACCTGCGGGAGCTTCTATAATTTAAAGTTCTTTAGAGGACTGAGCGAGAAGCCCGGCCAGCAACTCATAATCCGGCGAATCCCCTTCGTGTATTTTGATCGACTTGCGTTCGGCAGGGCCCTCAAACTCTTCGGGGACATCAACCCCGCTGACATTGAACAGCATAAAGGCCACCGCATCTTTTGACGGTGTAATGACTGCAGTGTATTTTCCGTTTTTTAGAAAATGCGGTTTCTTGTATTGAATCCGTTCCTGAACCTCGGGAATGGTCTGATGAACCATTTGGCGGAGCTGATTGCAAACCTCGATTTGCCAGGCTGATTGAATGTTCTCTATAAACGCGGTAACCTCAGGATTCATCATTCTGCTCGCTCCTTCCATAATCGGTTCTGTGATATCGGAACTTCCCCGCATCACTATCCGTCTGCATCAAGAATAGTAGATGATGTCCGTAAACTCAAGGAGAGTTTCTTGATTATTTGCAAATGAGTGCGGGGAAGTACAGTCAAAGTAAATGGAATCGCCTTCTTGTAATACATATTCCTGAGCATTTATTTTCAGCGTTAATTCTCCTCTTAGCACCAGAATATACTCTTGGGTTTTCGGTGAATGACCATCAGACTCTTTTGAAGCATGCGGTTCCATCTCCACTTTAAACAATTCAAAATCCCGAATCGGATTATTCGCATAGTAGCAATATGAACGAAAGGAGTCATCATTCTCGGATTGCATCTTGGTGTCGGATTTACGGATCACAACGGCGTGCTCAATGGCTTCATCGATCAATTTGGTGTATGGCACTTTCAATCCGCTGGCAATTTTCCAAATGGTATTAATGGTGGGACTTGACTCGCCTTTTTCGATTTGAGAAAGCATCACTTTGCTTACACCGGATAATTCAGACAATTGACCCAGGCTTAAATTTCGTTCGAGCCTCAGATTTTTCAAATTCATGGAAATGACTTCATTCAAATTCATAATAGCTCCTTTTAGTTTGACAGTTATAACTAACGATTGTACAATATATTTTACGATTGGGTGCTTTATTAAGCAAGCGTTACCCTCTGCATCTAATCTATACCGGGGTTCTTCATTCATCGCAGAAAATATTGATTTTTTAAGAGAGGATCGCTATTATGAGCAAAGCTAAAATCAGTTTCATCATTTCGATGTTGATATTCGGCAGCATAGGTTTGTTTGTACGGAATATCCCGTTTTCCTCCAGTCAGATTGCGCTCGTAAGAGGTTTAGTCGGAAGCCTCCTGTTATTCGCTGCCAGCTTCGTATTTACACAAAGGCTTTCATGGAAAAGAATACGGCCCAATCTATGGCTGCTTGCTGCATCCGGAATCGCACTCGGAATGAACTGGATTTTCTTGTTTCAAGCCTACCATTACACGACGATTGCAAATGCGACGATCTGCTACTATTTTGCGCCAATCTTTGTGATGTTCTTATCTCCGCTGATCCTCAAAGAAAGCTTAAAGCTGATCAATGTCCTGTGTATCCTATCTGCAATGGCAGGGATGCTATGTATCGTTGGGATAGGCGGCGGCGCGGCCGGAACAAATAATATTCTTGGAATCGGCTACGGTTTAACGGCAGCGGCTTTTTATGCCATTGTTGTCATGCTCAATAAATTTTTAAAAAACATCTCAGGCATTGAGAGCTCCTTCATGCAGCTGTTCATTTCAGCCCTTTCATTGATTCCATATGTGCTGACCAACGACGGATTTCAAATATCTTCAACATCCGGCACATCCATAGGACTGCTTGTTATCGTGGGAGTTGTACATACGGGTGTTGCATACCTCATTTATTTTTCTGCCCTAAGGAAATTAAGCAGTCAATACATTGCCGCTTTCAGTTATATCGACCCGATTTCAGCCATCCTAATGTCAAGTATTTTCCTGCATGAAGGAATGACTCTGTTACAAATATTTGGAGGGATCTTGATTTTGGGAGCTGCGTTTGTAAATGAAATGGCTGGGACAAAAAAAGTGGATTCCGCTGAATCCCGCGACTAGGATGATTAGCCCAACATAGGATGATTAGCCCAACAATTGTAGATAAGATGAAAAAGTTTTCGTTTGTCATGGCAGCACCTCCTGTCCCCACTGACGCCAAGCTCACTTTTGCAGAAAACTCAGGATGTAGTTATTGATAAGGTCAGGTTGTTCCATTGACATACCATGACCGACATTTTTTAATAGCTTGGCATCAATTCTCGGAATCCATTTCTTTGCTCTCTTGAGGCCTTTGACCGGATTGTATATCACTTCTTCCTCTCCAAGGAGCAGCATTACGTCAGACTTTATATTTTTCAATTCATCATTTGGAATAACACTCGGCCAGATCGACTTGGATTTTTTCTTCCCTCGGTCAACACTGGATGAGCGTCTAAGCCTCATACCGGCAGTTAGCTGTTGTAAAAATAAAGGATGCATCTCATATCGCTCCTCGAACATCCAGCGCAGAAAGTTATCCAATAACGCCTTTTTTCCGGAGAAAAATAAAGTTGAGAATACTCTTGCGAAAAATTGTAGTTTAAAAGGTTGTAAAGTGCCTGCCGGACTAAGTAATATAACCTTATTGATGTATTCCGGATAGTGAATCGCAAAATTAAGCGCAATGAATCCCCCGTACGACAATCCGGCAAGATCGGGCCGCTCTAAGTTCAACGCCTTAATTACTTCAAGCAGCCATTCGGATAACTCGGATCTGGAAGCCGGTTTACGGGTGAATATCGTCTTATTGGCGTCTCCAACAATATCAATACAATATGTACAGCAACTTTTGCTTAGTTCTGCTATATTGGGATACCACATGGTAGAGCTGAAACCCAGTCCATGCAGTAAAAGAAGCGGCGGATTCTCTTCCGAACCGCTAATGAGTATATGAGTATCTCCATAGCTGGTTGTGACGTAGACGGTTTTATAAGCAACCGGCCACAACGAGAGGCATGCGGAATAAGCTTCTAAATAATCTTTATGGTCTGCCTCGGCTTTTGTTGTTTCCATATCGATAACTGCCCCTTAGATAACCAAATTATTTTACATTCTAACATTCGACGAAATAGAAAGGAAGGAGTTTCTAAATGCCGGATCAAGCCAAACAAGCAGCACAGTCTGCGGGAATCTGCCCTCTGTGCGGAAAGGCCAATGACTGCGCGGGCGCGGCGGGCCGCTCCCATGCAGACTGCTGGTGCATGAAAGAGATTTTTCCGCAGGAGATATTGAAGCAGATTTCGAAGGAGTATCTCGGCAAAGCCTGCATTTGCAAGAAGTGCCTGGAGGCATTTAAGCGAAACAGCGGATAGCATACATCTGCACTTCTCAATACTGCCCCCTGGCATACCCGAGAATCGCCGCCGCCGCTCTTTCCCGCCGTTCCGGGTCTTCACTGCGAAGCGCCGATTTCAGAACCTCCAGCGCTTCTTCAATCGTCTTGTTATCTACCTTAACCCGTTCCGTCCGGGATATTTGCGGTTCGATTGAAGGGTTAAGCCAGCGGTCCAGCCCTGCCTCTTCGTCCGGTAGGGGGTAAACCGAAACAGCCGCGCCTTCATTCAGCCATTCCCGTAAGGCGGGGTTCAGTTCGTCCCGGGGAATGCGGCTCAGCCAGGTAACTCCCCTGCGGTGACACATTCCATCCTGCTCGTTATCATATCGTTCGTCATAGAAATAGTCGCCGAGGTCACCCAGATACACATATCCTGCGTCTTCGGCAACTACCAGCACGTAATCGCCGTCCTGCATCCCATGCACAAAAAGTGCGACCCCGACCGCCGCTGCGTCTGGATCGGCTAACTCCTTGCCGTACACGGCGGCGAATCTCTCCCGCAGTTCGTCACTGCCCGTATGCTCCAGATCACTGATTCCCGGCCAGCCGATACAGACGAAGTTGTCTTCCAGAAAGCTCGCCAACCGATCAGTGCCGTTTGGCCGTGATGACATTTGATAAAGCTTCATATTCGATCCTCCTCATTGCCGTTTAACCGGTCTATTGTGTTAATCAACAATGATCTCTTCGACACTTCTGACATTAGCATTGAGAAAGAAAATTTTGTTGCCTAGTATGTGAAGATAAAATGTTTTATTATCGCTTAACTTTTGGGTTGTCTTATCAATAAGGTTGATCCGATATAATTTTTTGCTATATTCCGAATAGTTGCTGTAGTACAGCCAATCGCCTTGCACGTTAATATTTTGAGCATTATGTTCCGAGATTTTGGTTAATGACGTTCCGTCTATCCTCATTGTATAAAGCTGCTTATCGTAATTGAAGAGTAATGATTGATCTTTTACGTCTACCCATGTGATATAGCTGCCCTCAAGCAGTTTCTTTTTTTTGCTGCCGTCAGTGTTCATAACAAATAATTTACGAGCATCAATGGTATAAAAAATTTGTCCGCCTGATACGGCGATACTTGATACACCATACTTTTCAAGCAACACTTTTGATGTGCCATCTGTCTTCATGCGATATAGCGGCTTAAACATTGAGCTGCCTTCAGTATAATAAATCCAATCGCCTACAACAGTTACAAAGTTCAGCCCAATTCCAAAGTCCTTTAGCAGCATTCGGTTGGACCCATCTAAATCTGATTTAAAAAGTTTATTGTCACTTGTATAATAAAGACCTTCATTAACGATATTAAGATAGCCGACATACTGGTCATCGCTGATTTTTTGACTTTCAGAGCCATCCATCTTTTCTTTATAAAGTTTGCCGCTGTCAAGTTGATTGTTGAAATAAATCCATTCATTATCAGTCGCATACCAGCCACCGTTGTTTAGGTTTCCGATGGAATTACCTCTGACGGCTAGAGATTGTTTAGTATCATCTGTACTAATCGATATACGATTGTTTTCGTAATTTACGGATGCTCCTAACGCTTCGGATAGAAATCGGAGAGGCACTAACGTTCTACCATTTATTAATTTTGGAGCGGCTGTAAGCGAGAATTGCTGCTGATTTTTATAAACTGTTGTAGACCCGATACCTAAAGTAACGGTTGTGATACCCTTCTTTAAGGAAATCTCGTTGTCCTTCCATGAAGTTATATTTCCGCCCAGTTCATCCACAATAAAACGGATTGGGACAAAAACCGTGCCTTGATCATTAATAGGTTGTACATCAAAATTTATTACCTTTTCGTTTACAGTAACGATGATCGATTGGCTATCTGATGAACTTGCGAAACTCGTCCCCGTACTTAGTAAGCAAAAGGATAAGGGAAGAATAAAAGCCCATTTCTTCAATAAAACACCTCTTTATAGTTAAATTTTTTACCGCAAGTTAAATCACTGCATCAATCAGCAACTCGGTACACTTCCGTATAAATTCATTTGAGTAACAGTTCCTTATGTACTGTAGCCTCATTATACTATAATCTGGAAACCTGTAATCGAAAGCTGCGTTAATTCGACTCAAAATACGACAAAAAACCGAACCCCAGCGCTCTGCCGGGACTCGGTCTTTTGTGTGCTATTACTCGAAAGGATATTTTATGCCCCATTGATTGCGGACATTGGTCATAAGAGCCATAACATCATTGGACAGATGCAGCGTAGCGGTATTCTTCTTATTCAAGATGAAGTTCTGCATATCTTCCACTTCGTACTCCAGTGCTTTAGCCGTCTCTCCGGCCTCAATCTGTTCTACTCTGCCGTCCGCAGTATAGGTAATGGTGGCTTTATCCGCTCTTGGGAAGTTGTCCACGGTGATGAACCCGAGCTCTCCCGCGACTATACCGCGTTTCGGCATTTTGGCCCGCATGGTCAGCGAGATGACTGCCATTTCGTCTGCACCATTTTTCAGGATAATTCCGGACTGCTCATCCACCCCTGTTTCGAATGTTTTCACCGTCGTCAGAACCTCATGCGGCTGCTGGGACAGGAAGAAGCGGGTGAAGGACAACGCATAGGTTCCGATATCGAGAAGCGCTCCCCCGGCCAGATCTTTGCTGAAAAAGCGGTTCTTCACATCGTATTCCTTGCAGCTTCCGAAGGATACCTGAATCATTTTCAGCTTGCCCAGCTGACCCGAATCCAGAATCTCCTTGAGTTTTTTGTATAGCGGCATATAGTACAGCGTCATCGCTTCGGCAACGACCAGGTTCTTCTCTTCGGCCAATGCGATAATTTCAGTGAGCTGCT includes these proteins:
- a CDS encoding ATP-dependent nuclease, coding for MNPKVTITTVDFKNFKALRSYTLRLQHMNILVGPNNSGKSTIISAFRALGVGIRQGFSKKASLVQGPNSERYGYPISEESLPMSLENVHTDYAEIDSSVTFKLSNGNKLILFFPRSGGCNLLTESSGRVVTTPKQFKEEFPLDLEIVPVLGPLEQNEQIVSEETVRKGLTTHRASRHFRNYWTYYPEGFEGFVELVAKTWPGMTIEAPRKPHVMASELIMFCNENRIPRELYWSGFGFQIWCQLLTHISRCKKASLLIVDEPEVYLHPDVQRQLLGILRYSGPDIVIATHSTEIMGEADATEIMLINKSKKLADRLRDVEGVQKALDTVGSIQNVTLTQLARTGRMLFFEGDDDYKIIRRFARKLGLTELSTGNDITAFKSGGFSYWQRVKSFAWGFKETLNKSLHIGAIFDRDFWCDEELLEIQLEIREHLELSHVHSKKEIENYLLNPEVLEKSLKKAIRERENRTETIISEGESVYHILDRVTSPLKITIQGQYLARRTDYLKGKKSGMDTATINTETLSLFEEKWTDLNRRMDLVPGKIVLKLLRDELQRIYMVSLTDFKIIDEFTTREIPEDLRDLLFRIEEFRTRE
- a CDS encoding DUF1801 domain-containing protein, producing MNPEVTAFIENIQSAWQIEVCNQLRQMVHQTIPEVQERIQYKKPHFLKNGKYTAVITPSKDAVAFMLFNVSGVDVPEEFEGPAERKSIKIHEGDSPDYELLAGLLAQSSKEL
- a CDS encoding helix-turn-helix domain-containing protein — encoded protein: MNEVISMNLKNLRLERNLSLGQLSELSGVSKVMLSQIEKGESSPTINTIWKIASGLKVPYTKLIDEAIEHAVVIRKSDTKMQSENDDSFRSYCYYANNPIRDFELFKVEMEPHASKESDGHSPKTQEYILVLRGELTLKINAQEYVLQEGDSIYFDCTSPHSFANNQETLLEFTDIIYYS
- a CDS encoding DMT family transporter — protein: MSKAKISFIISMLIFGSIGLFVRNIPFSSSQIALVRGLVGSLLLFAASFVFTQRLSWKRIRPNLWLLAASGIALGMNWIFLFQAYHYTTIANATICYYFAPIFVMFLSPLILKESLKLINVLCILSAMAGMLCIVGIGGGAAGTNNILGIGYGLTAAAFYAIVVMLNKFLKNISGIESSFMQLFISALSLIPYVLTNDGFQISSTSGTSIGLLVIVGVVHTGVAYLIYFSALRKLSSQYIAAFSYIDPISAILMSSIFLHEGMTLLQIFGGILILGAAFVNEMAGTKKVDSAESRD
- a CDS encoding alpha/beta fold hydrolase; protein product: METTKAEADHKDYLEAYSACLSLWPVAYKTVYVTTSYGDTHILISGSEENPPLLLLHGLGFSSTMWYPNIAELSKSCCTYCIDIVGDANKTIFTRKPASRSELSEWLLEVIKALNLERPDLAGLSYGGFIALNFAIHYPEYINKVILLSPAGTLQPFKLQFFARVFSTLFFSGKKALLDNFLRWMFEERYEMHPLFLQQLTAGMRLRRSSSVDRGKKKSKSIWPSVIPNDELKNIKSDVMLLLGEEEVIYNPVKGLKRAKKWIPRIDAKLLKNVGHGMSMEQPDLINNYILSFLQK
- a CDS encoding cysteine-rich CWC family protein, with translation MPDQAKQAAQSAGICPLCGKANDCAGAAGRSHADCWCMKEIFPQEILKQISKEYLGKACICKKCLEAFKRNSG
- a CDS encoding DUF5050 domain-containing protein, with product MKKWAFILPLSFCLLSTGTSFASSSDSQSIIVTVNEKVINFDVQPINDQGTVFVPIRFIVDELGGNITSWKDNEISLKKGITTVTLGIGSTTVYKNQQQFSLTAAPKLINGRTLVPLRFLSEALGASVNYENNRISISTDDTKQSLAVRGNSIGNLNNGGWYATDNEWIYFNNQLDSGKLYKEKMDGSESQKISDDQYVGYLNIVNEGLYYTSDNKLFKSDLDGSNRMLLKDFGIGLNFVTVVGDWIYYTEGSSMFKPLYRMKTDGTSKVLLEKYGVSSIAVSGGQIFYTIDARKLFVMNTDGSKKKKLLEGSYITWVDVKDQSLLFNYDKQLYTMRIDGTSLTKISEHNAQNINVQGDWLYYSNYSEYSKKLYRINLIDKTTQKLSDNKTFYLHILGNKIFFLNANVRSVEEIIVD
- a CDS encoding Gfo/Idh/MocA family protein; the protein is MSKLNWAIIGPGWAASDFVKAIKTVNGSVYAVAGISQEEAQAFADKNQVEKAFGDYTEMLKDEAIDVVYISTPHNLHHKFIMESLKHGKHVISEKAITVNSEQLTEIIALAEEKNLVVAEAMTLYYMPLYKKLKEILDSGQLGKLKMIQVSFGSCKEYDVKNRFFSKDLAGGALLDIGTYALSFTRFFLSQQPHEVLTTVKTFETGVDEQSGIILKNGADEMAVISLTMRAKMPKRGIVAGELGFITVDNFPRADKATITYTADGRVEQIEAGETAKALEYEVEDMQNFILNKKNTATLHLSNDVMALMTNVRNQWGIKYPFE